The proteins below are encoded in one region of Chlamydia sp.:
- a CDS encoding LifA/Efa1-related large cytotoxin, producing MTLPEIFHIPKSKNRSEISSFSSNSSYIEASQFFSYENENTKNHTTEDVIRIGKQLQNQFYNMTESKNFSFSASASYHSGNWKTSFLFNLAQVISQIFPTAVVPAKIIKNTTVLPSFKKTPSPSDIKDVIEGLDHQIKKDSISSDNKDYQIPNMKSLIRKKRVVEQKNAKYEKTSSPNSLENKKSTSDSYIHNKKIVESETLEEIKESLSTTNSLKSTKITDAIKGSLSKEAIARSRRKRSPVENKETVQNTPYDLTPETIIEKLKLSPEQIRRCQTSLNNLKKAIRRYTSLSIELGERNSRIGQDLLVKQSIFLNNIRVKSLTEETSEFKQVMTTIKTEFNSHRVNIDKHFHGIWIAGAPPEGTDVYIKTFLQAYNDFDFYFWVDNQAYAAAKFSSLLKKIAFDAAVRELRSITSQEVKDFVTKYDELKVKYELAREREEKRGYQNDLRALFEQYQKISKEIRANFDAMFLKNMVTSQDGFFNYCILKGLGTTNDKTRIEYLKNELKLPDEDIKQYTKLIETNKKKIQDIVDKVNTDLGTKKVFIKDIRDLKSMKDRINTYNYEMEMLLRWNYPAASDQIRMYMLKEYGGIYTDLDMMPQYSPEVLNMIHEVGGNRFFEELPIRRAISDGVLKLANGEKSITIDQIEQDIDISKLLRDDRRKIPELLKKIEEKLTAEKASSDGKNFSLFQRMAPDSVRDFMPILQRYHKWSTGWNVRGLNGLMMAHKDSATVDAVIEGQRRAYHELKGLRESVLSGEFFKKIDDLKDLDHKAVIGGHLVENYLGGSLFSNFRQDTIIAGALSTLGISGPDLIMKEMKAYFRNLGPIGEDYLDGKKLGKKAFLGAYNKITVEGEQTFDWLNPVTIGANDVTPADESTWCGVKQRCVAELLFSDDSKLSKEAPKGVTRTKVNKTDFTKLWKAESKKYLPKDLLDKFNTLIEDPNFDILKFADLDRELYVVFNQLGNDFAARSSVYSLQVQLADLIRATTFPVSNQVNLFLNLHHNFNLDLEKSIKLYLQSHSQTQIVIWHSAINDRVMFLRDMLSIVERMRLVKESISSLEETSLNEEEQTLLKEWAELQSKDSLGALNSSEQEKLLAITSSIYEKKNLSERVIKIEEKITAGYFYLRLEETLSQWASLSPKDLKKKVMEFMKEMDSDRHPDERRSHLFDQLYEEGFKKRIEDPIKKIQEFIKKIPENERIFILNMDNYLKETDLFLKLATEGYAFSDLAEISRYLLAEYGISGIFSEGSVFPSPSNTLVEFIKTALGDDYETMHDVLPKVYSWLAEKKDSSSAQELFDAIPEKLKEKLKGYHAADLLTPPIDTHVSGWGMRFGMENGRETESTMTSVGPGFFNGASYSMSRYLSTLYEIHRRIHLGILTKDFVKYLLETKGASCFLLDANIDKLVQASSEKKYLSLTEVHNTLSDQLHLAEASSKLMTVVLPGIGKIIEREGDFSRPLVTTMTDSVAIHSYDYNGVGLNKDLFSVPHEVPTTQSVVEQAKYTLLSWPEFYQQFSSLWLDLATHYGAESLITHPQSFFYETEGRCMGLSMLYMSAETIESYKILQRNIETISSLYQIKEREHLPLTKSDQDLLDRSLSLINWLQYQGNRNLLERGILTEKPWNIEFLQHIFEKEKIKSVLITTPTHTLTLNFMDSFFRVTDPNFGHVDFPSILMALYFIEEMVQTSSKIKARYGLSDKKSIREQLKVYFAASTEAKHSWFSSTDAGLLSHHYSITLEKMETRGSTVIERIRTSWKTLYKIGGSINHKRIDENTSEKDLDQMKLNGDVLDDYISKHALDAETVSLLLILLETRGIEEGTKHVSRSLIIETPDDSASMLQLIKTKTSQAKSILTNFFFDLSKKLKNHNLDDSNTSVSKVSIDDKDNIVLELKKDKTPTKLMIQGGALVASFRQFGFMLNELGSTGVMDLELGMSVVSIVQYLRLLQEGQGSSPLAVANFLLDVKETAEMTLGAIIQVCTKKFITEHGIDGFRLETLLAEQLKKVAVKTGGNVGKVLSKTAMILELPILETALGVWNLYDSVETLINSDNHPDRMAARLDVAFNTITLGVTIGSVVAPSLMLAAGPLAAIGMGASAIARNVALKEDRHEKWLEYKKFLTEGGAHIVYAFPERHLLDFSGNYVLGNFHLDLRQNPPILSGDRSYNANWRIGNKAGWTDWEVRDKIGYAYRISPTYALAQGHANSFWPSNIPDIPKGDYRTVILGYGITYEAVTEVIYLSNSIVWREAVMEATSRYYKAPLTAKKKLSTVIGGNNPLTVIPVRLIEKDLKENLDHAASYKDYKINIVGGKGGVTVQIGGAGFYNLTGDPSVDNTISFKAIPEPFGVRFNLTTLEQEVPLIRPNGTEERILKIRQMGFNTIVGSRGGKDTLIGNFSTKFYVSPGGGNIVSGQGEVEYYVPPLNAFLNITLSNNSTKHLLITEMDASQLKPIPNSLSLASNTLLLEKQVSGIEVSNEDMSKDFSKWKDLYEVRLGDGLVAVATEQADNDTRNSQITLGIRKCDQPQWQKKHPESTGFPEWIIKWLEKRSWSLTSEVKFSLERGFAFFFKKEMKIIYYTDPFSTLEVTQTMDIKAFVQGSQGCSYVLSTIHYSTEITPQMELILADDDLNHPQLIDTSSIVPTMLLAKRSGPTQIDLEISSSNHRLSVRAIWNKNLPRKTMIKINEKTFIRLGQIDTELSKSKFPYSWNVLYYEKTIVPERTENVRSLNNTVILMLPEKKRNNEHVFVIENSEDVDIKMVGKIQSGHVTGAYKKDLKSKIIFTKNLVEFGITTPAHQSQYLIFTDNDKNTDIGTNILFFSRLDPKILYAKQKQIAQFSYREWKLYDEIYVFSTSLYLEDFIRYSIEDETEELSRQLMYAQGLLKVQNRDLLLKVFYVRQTAGIGSILITFKNFFVENMSEISQQTWEYEAKPLIVPKFHSLINPAYRDHLDVKLGKETLNLAVLFHEYSKGDHILEMTLNEDHKLQIPMKFFGMNLGILTYTIDPLSNGPKPQEKLSLLDDSIINYRLPFPTTPVASYYLDPVTGDLYVTRMLFRIPQTQAFVIKFKGFKQNPLAFAQTVLSSPHVSRIVQSTGTILQFSGPALLHLEIDFPKIQGPFMLNERLISRSRSVFANNDQVMRYDPLSVEQFYSKIDLLLADLKARAKKANVDDFGLMAQIYDSYLMEIAMHLGDANPKWYIPANMLKGAITYYRAEVSSWVRNQLKVGMIVKIPAKAITVSLTTTQNDVFASRLTKGFNIFYSLIGLDSHLKPRDKPGDMSLDLEKDVALTVQKIDEVDYSKRRIYIVLEMTKEEEKQLKADKDVITIATH from the coding sequence GTAGAAAATAAGGAAACCGTTCAAAATACTCCCTATGATCTTACACCAGAAACAATTATTGAGAAGCTAAAACTATCTCCAGAACAAATACGGCGCTGTCAAACATCTTTAAATAATTTAAAAAAGGCAATCCGTCGTTACACAAGTTTGAGCATAGAATTAGGAGAAAGAAACTCTAGAATAGGACAGGATCTGCTAGTTAAACAATCAATTTTTCTTAACAACATACGAGTAAAATCTCTTACAGAAGAAACTTCTGAGTTTAAGCAGGTAATGACCACGATTAAAACAGAATTTAATTCGCATCGTGTGAACATAGATAAGCATTTCCATGGGATTTGGATTGCAGGAGCTCCTCCTGAAGGGACGGACGTATATATTAAAACATTTCTTCAAGCTTATAATGATTTCGACTTTTATTTTTGGGTAGACAATCAAGCATATGCCGCAGCTAAATTTTCCTCTTTATTGAAAAAAATCGCTTTTGATGCTGCTGTCAGAGAGTTGCGAAGTATAACTTCACAAGAAGTGAAAGATTTCGTCACAAAATATGATGAACTCAAAGTCAAATATGAACTTGCTAGGGAACGTGAAGAAAAAAGAGGGTATCAAAATGATCTGAGAGCTCTTTTTGAGCAATATCAAAAAATTAGCAAGGAAATTCGAGCAAATTTTGATGCTATGTTTCTTAAAAACATGGTCACTTCCCAAGATGGTTTTTTTAACTACTGCATCTTAAAAGGTCTTGGCACTACGAATGATAAAACACGCATAGAATATCTTAAAAATGAATTAAAGCTCCCTGACGAAGACATAAAGCAATATACAAAGCTCATAGAAACCAATAAGAAAAAAATCCAAGACATTGTTGATAAGGTTAACACAGATCTAGGTACAAAAAAAGTCTTCATCAAAGACATTCGAGATCTTAAGTCGATGAAAGATAGGATTAATACCTACAACTATGAGATGGAGATGCTTTTACGTTGGAATTATCCTGCGGCATCAGACCAAATCAGAATGTATATGCTTAAGGAGTACGGGGGAATTTACACAGACTTAGATATGATGCCTCAGTATTCACCTGAAGTCTTAAATATGATCCATGAGGTCGGGGGAAACCGGTTTTTTGAAGAATTACCTATCAGAAGAGCTATCTCCGATGGAGTCCTGAAATTGGCGAATGGAGAAAAGAGTATTACTATAGATCAGATAGAACAGGATATCGATATATCGAAGCTGTTAAGAGACGACAGAAGGAAAATTCCTGAGCTTTTAAAGAAAATTGAAGAAAAATTAACTGCAGAGAAAGCATCTTCTGATGGGAAAAATTTTTCCTTATTTCAAAGGATGGCCCCGGATTCTGTTCGAGATTTTATGCCAATTTTACAACGGTATCATAAGTGGTCTACAGGCTGGAATGTACGTGGATTGAACGGCTTAATGATGGCGCATAAAGATAGTGCCACTGTAGATGCCGTTATTGAAGGACAGCGTAGAGCTTATCATGAATTAAAAGGATTACGAGAAAGTGTTCTCAGCGGAGAGTTTTTTAAAAAAATTGATGATCTTAAAGATCTCGATCATAAAGCAGTTATAGGAGGGCATCTTGTCGAAAATTACCTCGGGGGAAGTCTATTTTCTAATTTTAGGCAAGATACGATTATTGCTGGAGCCTTGAGTACCTTAGGAATTTCTGGCCCCGATTTAATTATGAAAGAGATGAAAGCATATTTTCGTAATTTGGGGCCGATTGGAGAAGATTACCTTGATGGGAAAAAGTTGGGGAAAAAAGCTTTTTTGGGGGCTTATAACAAAATTACCGTAGAAGGAGAGCAAACGTTTGATTGGCTAAATCCTGTTACCATTGGGGCGAATGATGTGACTCCTGCGGACGAGAGTACTTGGTGTGGGGTTAAACAAAGATGCGTAGCAGAATTATTATTTTCAGATGATTCAAAATTATCTAAGGAAGCTCCAAAAGGAGTAACTCGTACTAAGGTAAACAAAACAGATTTTACTAAATTATGGAAAGCGGAATCTAAAAAGTACTTGCCTAAAGATTTGCTCGATAAATTTAATACTTTAATCGAGGATCCCAATTTTGACATTTTGAAATTTGCGGATCTCGATAGGGAACTGTATGTTGTTTTTAATCAGCTAGGCAACGACTTTGCTGCTAGGTCTTCCGTATATTCTTTACAAGTTCAATTAGCAGATCTGATTCGTGCGACAACATTTCCAGTGTCTAACCAAGTTAATTTATTCTTGAATTTACATCATAACTTCAATCTGGATCTGGAAAAATCCATAAAGCTTTATCTCCAAAGCCACTCTCAAACACAAATTGTTATTTGGCATAGCGCAATCAATGATCGGGTCATGTTTTTAAGGGATATGTTATCGATAGTAGAAAGGATGCGTTTGGTCAAAGAAAGTATCTCTTCGTTAGAAGAAACTTCATTAAACGAAGAAGAACAAACACTACTCAAAGAATGGGCAGAACTTCAATCTAAGGATAGTTTAGGTGCTTTAAATTCTAGTGAGCAAGAAAAATTATTAGCAATCACGTCTTCGATTTATGAAAAAAAGAATTTAAGTGAACGAGTTATAAAAATCGAAGAAAAGATTACAGCAGGTTATTTTTACCTAAGATTAGAAGAAACCTTATCTCAATGGGCCTCATTGTCTCCAAAAGACCTAAAGAAAAAGGTAATGGAGTTTATGAAAGAGATGGATTCGGATCGTCATCCTGATGAGCGACGAAGCCATTTATTTGATCAGCTTTATGAAGAAGGATTTAAGAAAAGAATAGAAGACCCTATTAAGAAAATCCAAGAATTTATTAAAAAGATACCAGAGAATGAAAGGATCTTCATTCTCAATATGGATAACTATCTTAAAGAGACAGATCTGTTTCTAAAATTAGCTACAGAAGGGTATGCTTTTTCAGATCTCGCTGAAATTTCCCGTTATCTTCTTGCAGAATATGGGATTTCAGGAATTTTTTCAGAGGGTAGCGTTTTCCCTTCTCCTTCCAATACCTTAGTAGAATTCATCAAAACTGCCTTAGGAGATGACTATGAAACTATGCACGATGTTCTTCCTAAGGTTTATTCTTGGCTAGCAGAAAAGAAAGATAGCTCTTCAGCTCAAGAACTATTTGATGCTATTCCTGAAAAATTAAAAGAAAAATTGAAAGGATATCATGCTGCAGATTTGCTTACTCCACCAATAGATACACATGTTTCTGGTTGGGGAATGCGCTTTGGAATGGAAAATGGGCGAGAAACTGAAAGTACAATGACAAGTGTGGGCCCAGGGTTTTTTAATGGTGCTTCATACTCTATGTCCCGCTACTTATCGACTTTATATGAAATTCATAGACGCATCCATTTAGGGATACTAACGAAAGATTTTGTAAAATATTTATTAGAAACGAAAGGAGCGTCTTGTTTTTTGCTTGATGCAAATATAGATAAACTCGTTCAAGCGTCTTCTGAAAAAAAATATTTATCCTTAACAGAAGTACATAATACTCTTTCAGATCAGTTGCACTTAGCAGAAGCATCTTCTAAACTGATGACAGTCGTTTTACCAGGAATAGGTAAGATTATTGAACGAGAAGGAGACTTTAGCCGTCCTCTTGTTACTACAATGACAGATTCTGTCGCGATTCATTCTTATGACTATAATGGTGTGGGGCTCAATAAAGACTTGTTTTCTGTTCCCCATGAAGTCCCTACAACACAATCTGTTGTTGAGCAAGCAAAATACACTTTATTATCTTGGCCAGAATTTTATCAGCAGTTTTCTTCTCTTTGGCTTGATTTAGCCACGCATTACGGAGCAGAGTCTTTAATAACGCATCCTCAGTCGTTTTTTTACGAAACAGAAGGACGTTGTATGGGGCTATCTATGCTGTATATGTCCGCAGAAACTATAGAAAGTTATAAAATTCTACAAAGGAATATCGAAACGATCTCTTCCTTATATCAAATAAAGGAAAGAGAGCATCTCCCTTTAACAAAATCAGATCAAGATCTACTCGATCGGTCACTTTCTTTAATCAATTGGCTGCAATATCAAGGGAATAGAAATTTGTTAGAACGAGGGATTCTTACTGAAAAACCTTGGAATATTGAATTCCTCCAACATATTTTTGAAAAAGAAAAAATAAAAAGTGTACTCATTACCACTCCCACTCATACTCTGACATTGAATTTCATGGATTCCTTTTTTAGAGTAACGGATCCAAACTTTGGCCATGTTGATTTTCCTTCCATTCTTATGGCGCTCTATTTTATCGAAGAGATGGTCCAAACTTCTTCCAAAATCAAAGCTCGTTATGGGCTTTCAGATAAAAAATCAATAAGAGAACAGCTTAAAGTCTATTTTGCAGCCTCTACAGAAGCTAAGCATTCGTGGTTTTCTTCCACAGATGCAGGTCTTCTTTCGCATCACTACTCGATTACTTTAGAAAAAATGGAGACTAGGGGATCTACAGTCATAGAAAGAATAAGGACTTCTTGGAAAACGTTATATAAAATCGGAGGTTCCATCAATCATAAGAGAATAGACGAAAATACCTCTGAAAAAGATCTTGATCAAATGAAATTAAATGGAGATGTCTTAGATGATTATATTTCTAAACATGCTTTAGATGCAGAAACTGTATCTTTGCTTCTAATTTTATTAGAAACACGAGGAATAGAAGAGGGAACAAAGCATGTAAGCCGATCTTTGATTATAGAGACTCCTGATGATTCAGCATCTATGCTGCAGTTAATTAAGACTAAAACATCTCAAGCAAAAAGTATTTTAACAAATTTTTTCTTTGATCTTTCTAAAAAATTAAAAAATCATAATTTAGATGATTCTAATACATCAGTTTCAAAAGTATCTATCGATGACAAAGATAATATCGTCTTAGAGCTAAAGAAAGACAAGACTCCCACAAAATTAATGATACAGGGAGGGGCTTTAGTGGCTTCTTTTAGGCAGTTTGGATTTATGTTAAATGAACTAGGATCCACAGGAGTTATGGACTTAGAACTAGGGATGAGCGTAGTGTCTATAGTCCAATATCTTCGTTTGCTGCAAGAAGGGCAAGGATCATCTCCCTTAGCTGTAGCAAATTTCTTGCTTGATGTCAAAGAAACTGCAGAGATGACTTTAGGGGCAATCATCCAAGTATGTACCAAAAAATTTATCACAGAGCATGGTATTGACGGATTTCGTTTGGAAACTTTGTTAGCAGAACAATTAAAGAAAGTTGCTGTGAAAACAGGGGGGAATGTTGGTAAAGTTTTATCTAAAACAGCAATGATCTTAGAGCTTCCAATTCTTGAAACAGCCTTGGGAGTATGGAATCTTTATGATAGTGTTGAAACTCTTATAAATTCTGATAATCATCCAGATCGTATGGCGGCTCGCTTGGATGTGGCTTTTAACACCATTACTTTAGGAGTCACGATTGGTTCGGTTGTTGCGCCTTCTTTAATGTTAGCTGCAGGCCCTTTAGCTGCTATTGGTATGGGAGCGAGTGCTATTGCTCGCAATGTTGCTTTAAAGGAAGATCGTCATGAGAAATGGCTAGAGTATAAAAAGTTTCTTACCGAGGGAGGAGCACATATTGTATATGCTTTTCCGGAAAGGCACCTTTTAGACTTTTCTGGAAATTATGTGTTAGGAAATTTCCATCTAGATCTTAGGCAGAATCCTCCAATTCTCAGTGGGGATCGCTCCTATAATGCTAACTGGAGAATTGGAAATAAGGCAGGATGGACGGATTGGGAGGTCAGAGATAAGATCGGTTATGCATATAGGATCAGTCCTACATATGCCCTGGCTCAAGGACACGCCAACAGCTTTTGGCCAAGTAATATTCCTGACATTCCTAAAGGAGATTACAGAACAGTTATTTTAGGGTATGGAATTACCTACGAAGCCGTAACTGAAGTCATTTATTTATCAAATAGCATTGTTTGGAGAGAAGCAGTTATGGAAGCTACTTCTCGATACTATAAAGCTCCTCTAACAGCCAAAAAGAAATTAAGTACTGTCATCGGAGGAAACAATCCTTTAACAGTGATTCCTGTAAGACTTATAGAAAAAGATTTAAAAGAAAATTTAGATCATGCTGCGTCTTATAAAGACTATAAGATTAATATTGTTGGCGGAAAAGGGGGAGTCACAGTTCAAATAGGTGGAGCAGGTTTTTATAATTTGACTGGAGATCCTAGTGTTGATAATACAATTTCATTCAAAGCAATTCCTGAGCCATTTGGAGTGCGTTTTAATTTGACAACTTTAGAACAAGAGGTTCCATTAATTCGACCTAATGGAACGGAAGAACGCATTCTTAAAATACGCCAAATGGGATTTAATACAATTGTAGGATCAAGAGGGGGTAAAGATACTCTGATAGGGAATTTCAGCACGAAGTTCTATGTTAGCCCTGGGGGAGGAAATATTGTTTCTGGCCAAGGTGAGGTAGAGTATTATGTTCCCCCACTGAATGCTTTTTTGAATATTACTCTATCGAACAATTCTACGAAGCATCTTCTCATTACAGAAATGGATGCATCTCAATTAAAACCAATTCCAAATAGCTTAAGTTTAGCTAGTAATACCCTGCTATTGGAAAAACAGGTTTCAGGAATTGAAGTATCTAATGAAGATATGAGCAAAGATTTTTCTAAATGGAAAGATCTCTATGAAGTTCGTTTAGGAGATGGCCTGGTTGCTGTTGCTACAGAACAAGCTGATAATGATACAAGAAATTCTCAAATAACTTTGGGGATTAGAAAGTGTGATCAACCTCAATGGCAAAAAAAACATCCAGAAAGCACTGGCTTCCCAGAATGGATTATTAAGTGGCTAGAGAAAAGGTCTTGGTCCTTAACTTCTGAAGTTAAATTTAGTTTAGAGAGGGGATTCGCTTTCTTTTTTAAGAAAGAGATGAAAATCATTTATTACACGGATCCTTTCTCAACGTTGGAAGTAACCCAAACTATGGATATCAAAGCCTTTGTACAAGGATCTCAAGGTTGTTCTTATGTTTTATCTACTATACATTATAGTACAGAAATCACTCCTCAGATGGAGCTTATTTTAGCAGATGACGATCTAAATCATCCTCAACTTATTGATACTAGCTCCATTGTGCCGACTATGCTTTTAGCTAAAAGATCGGGACCAACTCAAATAGATCTGGAAATTTCTTCATCAAACCATCGCTTGTCTGTCAGAGCTATTTGGAATAAAAATCTGCCCAGAAAAACAATGATAAAAATAAATGAAAAAACATTTATTCGATTAGGGCAAATAGATACAGAACTTTCAAAATCTAAGTTTCCTTACTCATGGAACGTATTGTATTATGAAAAAACTATAGTCCCAGAACGAACTGAAAATGTACGCAGTCTTAATAACACCGTTATTTTAATGCTACCTGAGAAGAAAAGAAATAACGAACATGTATTCGTTATAGAAAATAGCGAAGATGTGGATATTAAAATGGTGGGGAAAATCCAGTCAGGGCACGTTACGGGAGCTTATAAGAAAGACTTAAAATCAAAAATCATTTTTACAAAAAATCTTGTTGAATTTGGAATCACAACGCCAGCTCATCAATCTCAATATCTCATTTTTACAGACAATGATAAAAATACTGATATAGGAACGAATATTTTATTCTTCAGTCGATTAGATCCCAAAATTCTTTACGCCAAGCAAAAACAAATAGCTCAATTCTCTTATAGAGAATGGAAACTTTATGATGAAATTTATGTATTTTCGACGTCTCTGTATTTAGAAGATTTTATTCGTTATTCTATAGAGGATGAAACTGAGGAACTGTCCAGACAGCTCATGTATGCACAAGGACTGTTAAAAGTTCAGAATCGAGATCTACTTCTCAAGGTATTTTATGTTCGTCAAACCGCAGGTATTGGTAGCATCTTAATCACATTTAAAAACTTTTTTGTGGAAAATATGAGTGAAATTTCACAACAAACTTGGGAATACGAGGCGAAACCCCTAATTGTTCCAAAATTTCATTCTTTGATTAACCCTGCATATAGGGACCACCTTGATGTCAAGTTAGGAAAAGAGACATTAAATCTTGCTGTTTTATTCCATGAATATAGTAAAGGTGATCATATCCTAGAAATGACTCTTAATGAGGATCATAAATTACAAATCCCCATGAAATTTTTTGGTATGAATCTAGGTATATTAACATATACTATAGATCCCTTGTCTAATGGTCCAAAACCTCAAGAAAAACTATCTTTATTAGATGATTCTATAATAAATTATCGATTGCCTTTTCCAACAACACCTGTTGCTTCTTATTACTTAGATCCTGTTACAGGGGATTTATACGTAACTAGAATGTTGTTTAGAATTCCTCAAACACAAGCGTTTGTGATTAAATTTAAAGGTTTTAAACAAAATCCGTTAGCTTTTGCTCAAACAGTACTTTCTTCTCCACACGTGTCTAGAATAGTTCAATCTACAGGAACTATTTTGCAGTTCTCAGGCCCTGCTCTGCTTCATTTAGAGATAGATTTCCCTAAAATACAGGGTCCATTCATGCTTAATGAGAGATTGATATCTAGATCTCGATCAGTATTTGCAAATAATGATCAGGTAATGCGTTATGATCCTCTGTCTGTAGAGCAGTTTTACTCAAAAATAGATTTATTATTAGCAGATCTTAAAGCACGAGCTAAAAAAGCTAATGTAGATGATTTTGGACTAATGGCTCAGATATATGATAGCTATTTAATGGAAATAGCTATGCATTTAGGAGACGCCAATCCTAAATGGTATATCCCAGCGAATATGCTAAAAGGTGCTATCACATATTATAGGGCTGAAGTTTCTTCATGGGTACGTAATCAATTGAAAGTAGGAATGATAGTTAAAATTCCTGCAAAAGCCATCACAGTATCTTTAACAACAACTCAAAATGATGTGTTCGCAAGTAGGCTTACAAAAGGATTTAATATCTTTTATAGCTTGATTGGTCTCGATTCTCATTTAAAACCACGGGACAAGCCCGGAGATATGTCGCTTGATCTTGAAAAAGATGTAGCGCTAACTGTTCAAAAAATTGATGAAGTCGACTATTCGAAGAGAAGAATTTATATAGTGCTCGAAATGACAAAAGAAGAAGAAAAACAACTCAAGGCAGATAAAGACGTGATTACTATTGCTACTCACTAA